One Mycolicibacterium doricum genomic window, GGCTGCACCAGCTTGACTTCGAAGCCCGCCTTGGTGGCGTGGTCGGTGACGGCGCGAGCCTGGGGCAGGTCGCCGCCGGGGAAGATCTCGTCCATGATGAACTTGATGAAGCGCAGCTTCTGCATCGTGATGGGCAGCCCGCGCTCGGCGAACTCCTCGTCACTCGGCTTGATGATGGTGTGCAGCATCATTACGCCGTCGTCCGGCAACGCGTCATAGGCCATCTTGAAGAAGTCGGTGTAGCGGTCGCGGCCGAAGTGCTCGAAGGCGCCGATGGACACGATGCGGTCCACCTTCTCGTCGAACTGCTCCCAGCCCTGCAGGAGCACGCGCTTGCTGCGCGGGCTGTGCTGCTTGGCGAAGAGCTGCTGTACGTGTGCCTGCTGGTTGCGCGACAGCGTCAGACCGACGACGTTGACGTCGTATTTCTCGATTGCTCGGTTGATGGTCGCGCCCCATCCGCAGCCCACGTCGAGCAGGGTCATCCCCGGCTGCAGCCCGAGCTTGCCCAGCGACAGGTCGATCTTGGCGAGCTGCGCCTGTTCCAGAGTCATGTCGTCGCGCTCGAAGTAGGCGCAGCTGTAGGTCTGCGTCGGGTCGAGGAACAGCCGGAAGAAGTCGTCGGACAGGTCGTAGTGCGCCTGGACGTCTTCGAAGTGGGGGGTCAAGCCCGGGGCATCACTGCTTGTTTCTGGCACGGTACAGCCTCTGACGTCGTGGTTTTGCGGTTCAGTTCGGCGCTCTCCCGCTTTCGAGAGTCGCCCCCGGTCGTCTGCGCACACTACCCGAACAGGTACCACCCCAAGACCATGGTCGGCCAGGTCAGTCACCCGACTGCCCGGAGTGCGCGACAACCGGACCGCAGCCGATGCCGCCGACATCACTACTGTGGTGACACGGCCGGCGTTCGGCCGATGTCAATGCCAGGAGGGAGACTGCCCGTGAGTACTCCGGATGAACCGGTGTTCGATGACGACGCCCCGGAAGCCGACGTCGTCGAACAGCTGATTCCCGTCGACGTGGACGACGAGGAGGAGGGCGGCCTGGACCCGGCGCGGGTGTCGGTATCGGGCAACTGGGACGCCAATGAGGCCGATGTGATCGAACAGTCGATCGCGGTCCCGCTGTCGGACGACGACCCGGATTTCGACCGCTGAGCGCCCGCCGGAGCCGCGCCGACGCGGCAGCCAGCGACGGTCCGAGGGTGTGGACGATGGTCGATGAGATGGCCGCCCAGCGTGTTTCGGTGGGTCCGGCGGGGGTATCTCGCGGCCATGAGAAGCGGTCCAACGGAGTCGGGCCAGGATCCCGACGCCGACCCTGAGATGAAGCAGAGTTCTACGCGGCCTCAGCCCGATCAGGCCGAGGGTGAGGATGACGCCTCGGAGACGTCCTGAGCGGTCGGGCTCCAGGTTCCCCAGGGCAGGAGAATCGTCGAAGACGGGCGCCCGGGATCCACGCCTCCGGACATGCGGGCCGGCGACTTCATTGGAGTGTTGATGCTG contains:
- a CDS encoding cyclopropane mycolic acid synthase family methyltransferase; amino-acid sequence: MPETSSDAPGLTPHFEDVQAHYDLSDDFFRLFLDPTQTYSCAYFERDDMTLEQAQLAKIDLSLGKLGLQPGMTLLDVGCGWGATINRAIEKYDVNVVGLTLSRNQQAHVQQLFAKQHSPRSKRVLLQGWEQFDEKVDRIVSIGAFEHFGRDRYTDFFKMAYDALPDDGVMMLHTIIKPSDEEFAERGLPITMQKLRFIKFIMDEIFPGGDLPQARAVTDHATKAGFEVKLVQPLRLHYAKTLDIWSAALRERKDEAIAFQSQEVYDRYMKYLTGCADLFREGYTDVAQFTLTKG